The sequence below is a genomic window from Campylobacter sp. MIT 12-8780.
AAGCTCATAATAAGGCGTTTTGCCCCAATCCTTACCCATAGGATAGCTCGTATTGACAAAGCCATCTATCTTGCCAAAATGCTTATTTGCCTTAGTTATAGCCTCATTTAAGCTTTGTTTGCTCGTAATATCAAACTTGGTGCTTAGAATTTTTGCTTTTAGGGCAGGATTTTTAGCTAAGTTTTGCTCGAGCTTGCTTAATTTTGCTTCATCAATATCAGCTAAAATGAGGCTAGCATTACACTCTAAAAGCAGTTTTTCACAAAGTGCTGTGCCTATACGCCCACATGCTCCAGCGATGAAAATCACTTTTTTACTTAGCATTACAATTCCTCTTGTTTAAGCTTTTTACTTTTGATTAAAAACTCAACTATCTTAAAGTCAAATTCACTATCCACATCAAAAGCACTTTCTTCATTCATCACATATAAAGCAGTTTTCGTTCCAAAAACACTATCACTTTCAAGCAATCTTTGTCTTTGAAAAATATAAATACTTGCGTTCATATCATAGCATTTTGGAGCATCTTGACGCGTAGTTGAAGCATAAGTTTTAGCTGTATCAATGGCACCATTTTCTTTTATTTCTATGAGATTAAAATAAGGATTGCGTCTTGCAGGCACAGCTGTGATTAAATTTTCCTTGCCACTTTGCTTAAAAAGCTCATAGGCTTTTTTTATATCCTCGCTCCTTCTTAAAGGCGCAGTCGCATCAAGATCGATGAGGGTATCAAAAGTGGTATTAAAATGCGCTTCACTTTGAAGCAAAGCATCACGCATAACAGGCACTTTAGCTGCCTTATCGCTTGCAAGCTCTGCCTTTCTTTTGAAAAAAACCTCGCCTCCATATTTTAAGGCTACATGAGCTATTTCATCGCTATCTGTGCTAATGACTATATGTTTAAAAAGCCCTGAATTTTTAGCTTGTATAATACTATAAGCTATAAGCTCAAGCCCTTCTATCTTTTTAATATTTTTGTTTTTAAGCCCTTTGCTTCCAGCTCTAGCACAAATGGTGCAAAGTATATTATTGTTCATTTTTTGCCTTTTTTATGAGTTTTAAAAGCTTTTTTGCTTCTTTTAAAGAGCATAACCTTTTATCTTTTTTAAATACTGCTTTATGCAAGCTTTCAAGTGTTTTTATGGTGTTATCCTCGGTTTTGATTAGGGTGCAGTTTTGTTTTGTATCATAAATTTTTATAAAATTTTCATTTAAATTGAGCTCAAAGCTTTTTGAGGGCGTGCTAATTTGTATCACTCTTTGATTAAATTTGCTAAAATAATCAAGCTGGATATGAATTATAGGGCATTTTTTAGAACTTAGTGCCAAAAAAGCAAAATCATCGCTATTTATTTCAAGCTCTGAAATTTGCTTGCTTTGAGCAAAGCTAAGTTTAAGCTTATCAAAGAAAAATAAAGCCAAATCAAGCTCATGAGAAAGATCAAGCATAACCCCACCGCCAAGCTCTTTTTTTGCACTATAATTTTGCCTATAATCAAGCTTTCTCCAAGAAGGCAGATAAGAATGACATACAAAACTTGTAAAATAAGGCATTTGCCCCTTTTGAATTTCTTCTTCTAAAAGTGCTTTTAAACGCATAATGCTTTGATTAAAGCGAAGTAAATAGGCGATGAAAATTTCATTTTTTCCACTTGGAGTAAATTTTTTATAGTTTTCAAACAAAGGTTTTTCTACAAGTATGATTTTATCTTGCACTTTTTTATCAAGAAAGCTAAGCGTATCAAAATGTGCTGTGGTAATGTTTGCTATAATGAAAAGCTTGTATGTATTTAAATCAAGCTCTTTAAGGCTTTTATAAATTTGTGTATTTTCAAGTAGGGTAGGGTTTGAAAGTTCTTTAAATTCAGCTTTTAAACTTGAAAAATCAGCTGATTTTGAGACTATATCAACGCTTAAGTTTTGCTTATTAAGGGCTAAAAAATGCTTTTTTCCTATGCTTCCAAAGCCTATGATTAAAACTCTTTTAGGACTTAAACTCATCATTTGCCCTTTGGTATTCATCAAATCTTCCTATATCTATCCAATAATCCTTAATCTCATAACTAACTAGCTTTTTTTGCTCTTTTAAAAGCAGGTTAAATAAATCAGGCATATCCAAATACTCATTTTGCTTTAAAAAGTCCAAAATTCCAGGCTCTAAAACATAAATTCCAGCACTAACTAAAAACTCAAAACTCGGTTTTTCTTCTATGCTAAGAATTTGTTCCTCATCGCAATTTACCACCCCATAAGGCACTTGATAGCTAAATTTTCTCACACACATACTCGCATGTGCTTCTTTTCTTTTGTGCTGTTTTAAAATAGCGTTAAAATCAAGCTCGGCTAAAATGTCTCCATTCATTACAAAAAAACTTTCATTGAATAAATTCTTATCAAGTAAAGACAAAGCCCCAGCTGTGCCAAGCCTTTTTTGCTCGTGTATATACTCTATATTTACGCCAAATTCGCTGCCATTTTTAAAATACGCTTCTATCATCTCGCTTTTATAATTAACACAAAAGATAAAATTACAAAAGCCTTGTTTAGCAAAGCGTTCAACTATGGTTTGTAAAATGGGCTTTGAGCCAACTTTAAGCAAGGGTTTTGGCGTATCGTTTGTAAGTGGAGCTAGGCGGCTGCCAAGTCCGCCAAGCATTAAAACGACTTTGTTGCTTCGCTTTTTGGTTTCAAGCATTTTTGCAACGCTTAAGATTTTTACAACCCTACCTTTTTGATCAAGCACAGGAAAATCATAAATATCATATCTTGAAGCAAGGGCAAAAATTTCATCATTGCTTGTTTTAGAAGTGATGGTTTTGGGATTTTGAGTATAAATATTTTCTATGCTTGAGTTGAGATCATAGCCCTCAAGCAAGGCTTTTCGCAAATCCGCATCAGTGATAACGCCAATGAGCTTGTCCTCATCATTCATCACCAAAGCTATCCTAGCTCTTTCTTTGCCAAGAACCTTTAAGGCTTCTTTACCGCTTGAGTTTATCTTAAGCTTAAGGGCATTTAAATCCATCTATCCTCATTTTAAATCAATAAATTTTTTTTGTAAAATTGTGCTTAAATCGACTTTTTTTAATACTTCTTTAATCATTTTGCTTGCGTTTTTGTTTTTATAAGGATTTTTAAGATTTTGTAATTTTGCTTTAAAAGCCTTATTTTCAAGCATTTCAAAGGCTTTTTTAAGTTCATTCATGGGCGTATCGATGATATTGATTGTTCTTAGACGCCCTTTTTGGCGATCGCCTATGTTAATGCAAGGGCTTTTAAAAAACACAGCCTCGCTAATGCCACTTGAGGAATTGCCTACAACAGCCTTTGCTATTTTCATCAGGCTGAGGTATTTTTGTGAGCCAAGATTATCAAAAAGCCTTGCTTTATGAGCGTTTTTTTCGCAGTAACTTTGAAGCTTTTCATTTATAAAAAGCCCCATTTCATCAGCATTTGCCTTAGTAAAAATAAGGCTTGCATTTTCAAGTGTATCTAAGCTATCAAGTAGCATTTTAACTTCATCTTGCAGGCTTTGAAGCCTTAAGGTTGTTGGGTGATAAGTGATGAGATAAATATTTTTATCAAAGCTAAAATTAAGGCTTTTTTCAAGCTCTTTTTTGCTTAAAAGCTTTGTGTTTAAAATAAGCTCGCCAGCTAAAGAGCCTACATTAAAGACTTTTGAACTCTCTTCGCCAAGCTGTTCTACCCGCTTTTTATAAAGGGCTGTGCTTACAAAATGAAGATGAGCCATTTTCGTAATGGCATGCCTTATACTATCATCAAATGCCCCTAAAGTAAGCTCTCCACCGCATAAATGAGCCAAAGGTATATGCATAAGCAAGCAGGTGCTAGCCACTGCAAGCATTTCATAACGATCACCTAAGATAAGGGCGATGTCAGGACTAAGTTCTGCTAAAGCCTCGCTTAAAGAGATAAAAGCTAAGCCCATAGTCTTGCAAAGTGCTATTTTATCATCATTTGCTAGTAGAATTTGAATTTTTTTATTGATTTTAAATTCTTGCTCTATCTCTTTATAAGTTAGCCCTTGATTTTGGCTTAAATGTGCTCCAGTTATGATAAGCTGAAGTTCTAAGTTTTCATCAGCTTGTATTTCTTTACAAAGCCTTGAAAGTAAATACCACTCCGCCCTTGTTGCTGAAATCACACAAATTTTTCTTTTTTGCGTTTTGTTGCTTGCTGGCTTTAAAGGGCTTGTTTTCATTCTTGTATCAATTCATCTTTTTCATAATCTTTATTTGCCCTGCGTCCTATAAACTCATCATAACGCATAGCACTTATGCCATTTGCTGGGCGTTTGGTGCTTAAATTAAGCTCAGTAAAAAGCTCGCCTTTTTTAATCTCTTTCTTTGCAACAAGGCTTTTTCTCGCAATGCATAGATTTTCTTTTTCGCTAGCACTGATTTTTTTGATCCCATCTCCTAAGGCAAGCTCGCATTCTCTTATAGCTTTTATCATAGCTTTTAACTCATGAGGTTCAAGGCTAGCCTTATGATCTGGTCCAGCTAAGTTTTTATCAAGGGTAAAATGCTTTTCTATAATGCTAGCTCCCAAAGCCACCGCAGCTACAGCACAATGTATCCCAAGGCTGTGATCTGAAAGTCCGATTTTGTGTTTGCTAAAGGTTTTTTGTAGGCTTTTTATGGCATTTAAGTTCATATCCTCAAAAGGGGTTGGATAGGCTGTATTAGCATGTAAAATGCTGATATTTTCAGCCTTTGTGCCATTTTGAATTAAAATGTTTAAGGCATTTTCAATCTCGTTTATATCACTCATTCCTGTGCTTAAAATCACTTTTTTATCTAGTTTTGCTATGGCTTTAAGTAGAGGTAAATTCGTGATTTCTCCACTTGGAATTTTAAAAATATCAAGTCCTAGTTCATCTAAAAGAGCAATGCTAGGTAGATCAAAAGGGGTAGAAAGAAAGGCAATGCCACATTTCTTGCAATGTTTAATAAGCTCTAAATGAGCCTTTTTATCAAGCTCAAGCTTTTTAATCATCTCAAATTGGCTTTCATTTTTATCAAGGGCATTTTCAAGCTGATAAGCAGCTTTTGGAGCATTTAGACTGACGACTTCTTCGGTTTTAAAGCTTTGAAATTTCACAAAATCAGCCCCAGCCTCGCAAGCTACTTCAATAAGCTTTTTTGCCATGTTTAAATCCCCATTATGATTTACCCCAGCTTCAGCGATAATGAGCGTTTTTTGCATATCTACCTTTCGTTTTAAAATATAATTGTAACTAAATTTAAAGCAAAATGCAAAAAATGCCCTTGAAATTTAGCATTACTCTTTTATGCCTATAAAGATAAAATGATGAGCACTGCCTTCAAAGTCATAAAAATTTATAGGATCGTATTCGCCTAAAAACAAAGGCTTAAAAGGCTTGAAAAGCTCGCAAAGCTCTTTGGTGTCTTTGACAAAATGTATATAACTTGTTTCATTGAGTCTGCCCTCAAGCTTTACTTCTCTTAAGCCATTTTGAGCTTCTTTTAAGGCGTGTTTAAAATAATAATTTTTTTCACTCATCATAGTAGCAAAAAGTATGGCTTTTTCATTGGCA
It includes:
- a CDS encoding gfo/Idh/MocA family oxidoreductase, with the translated sequence MNTKGQMMSLSPKRVLIIGFGSIGKKHFLALNKQNLSVDIVSKSADFSSLKAEFKELSNPTLLENTQIYKSLKELDLNTYKLFIIANITTAHFDTLSFLDKKVQDKIILVEKPLFENYKKFTPSGKNEIFIAYLLRFNQSIMRLKALLEEEIQKGQMPYFTSFVCHSYLPSWRKLDYRQNYSAKKELGGGVMLDLSHELDLALFFFDKLKLSFAQSKQISELEINSDDFAFLALSSKKCPIIHIQLDYFSKFNQRVIQISTPSKSFELNLNENFIKIYDTKQNCTLIKTEDNTIKTLESLHKAVFKKDKRLCSLKEAKKLLKLIKKAKNEQ
- a CDS encoding acylneuraminate cytidylyltransferase family protein, which produces MNNNILCTICARAGSKGLKNKNIKKIEGLELIAYSIIQAKNSGLFKHIVISTDSDEIAHVALKYGGEVFFKRKAELASDKAAKVPVMRDALLQSEAHFNTTFDTLIDLDATAPLRRSEDIKKAYELFKQSGKENLITAVPARRNPYFNLIEIKENGAIDTAKTYASTTRQDAPKCYDMNASIYIFQRQRLLESDSVFGTKTALYVMNEESAFDVDSEFDFKIVEFLIKSKKLKQEEL
- a CDS encoding nucleotidyltransferase family protein, encoding MDLNALKLKINSSGKEALKVLGKERARIALVMNDEDKLIGVITDADLRKALLEGYDLNSSIENIYTQNPKTITSKTSNDEIFALASRYDIYDFPVLDQKGRVVKILSVAKMLETKKRSNKVVLMLGGLGSRLAPLTNDTPKPLLKVGSKPILQTIVERFAKQGFCNFIFCVNYKSEMIEAYFKNGSEFGVNIEYIHEQKRLGTAGALSLLDKNLFNESFFVMNGDILAELDFNAILKQHKRKEAHASMCVRKFSYQVPYGVVNCDEEQILSIEEKPSFEFLVSAGIYVLEPGILDFLKQNEYLDMPDLFNLLLKEQKKLVSYEIKDYWIDIGRFDEYQRANDEFKS
- the neuC gene encoding UDP-N-acetylglucosamine 2-epimerase; amino-acid sequence: MKTSPLKPASNKTQKRKICVISATRAEWYLLSRLCKEIQADENLELQLIITGAHLSQNQGLTYKEIEQEFKINKKIQILLANDDKIALCKTMGLAFISLSEALAELSPDIALILGDRYEMLAVASTCLLMHIPLAHLCGGELTLGAFDDSIRHAITKMAHLHFVSTALYKKRVEQLGEESSKVFNVGSLAGELILNTKLLSKKELEKSLNFSFDKNIYLITYHPTTLRLQSLQDEVKMLLDSLDTLENASLIFTKANADEMGLFINEKLQSYCEKNAHKARLFDNLGSQKYLSLMKIAKAVVGNSSSGISEAVFFKSPCINIGDRQKGRLRTINIIDTPMNELKKAFEMLENKAFKAKLQNLKNPYKNKNASKMIKEVLKKVDLSTILQKKFIDLK
- the neuB gene encoding N-acetylneuraminate synthase produces the protein MQKTLIIAEAGVNHNGDLNMAKKLIEVACEAGADFVKFQSFKTEEVVSLNAPKAAYQLENALDKNESQFEMIKKLELDKKAHLELIKHCKKCGIAFLSTPFDLPSIALLDELGLDIFKIPSGEITNLPLLKAIAKLDKKVILSTGMSDINEIENALNILIQNGTKAENISILHANTAYPTPFEDMNLNAIKSLQKTFSKHKIGLSDHSLGIHCAVAAVALGASIIEKHFTLDKNLAGPDHKASLEPHELKAMIKAIRECELALGDGIKKISASEKENLCIARKSLVAKKEIKKGELFTELNLSTKRPANGISAMRYDEFIGRRANKDYEKDELIQE